AACAGGGAGCAGTTCAACAATTCACGAACGCTGGGTGCGGGTTTTTGTACTTTTATTGTATTGGCTTAGTTGCTCACCTTAACGCGTGTAGCAGCTGTTGCCGCAACCTCAGCGCATTCTGGTCGCCCACAGTGACGGGTTGCTAGGTTTTCATGACATTCTGGACACATGAGAACAAGGTCTCGGCAGTTGTCCTCGTTAATGCAGTGCTCAAATTTATTGGTAGGTTTACCACATTTACAGTGGCCGAGTTGGATAAAGCCGGGGTCTTCCACACCATTGCCAAACTCCATGTGCATGCGTTTATCAAACACATACAGCGAACCTTCCCAGAGGCCGTCGTTACCAAATTGCTCACCATAGCGGACAATGCCACCGTCGATTTGGTACACCTCTTTGAAGCCACGATTTTTCATCAAAGCGGAAAGAATCTCGCATCGAATACCACCGGTGCAATAAGAAATGACTGGCTTATCCTTCATCCAGTCGTATTTGCCAGACTCTAATTCTCGAATGAAATCATGAGTGGTGTTCACATCAGGCACAACGGCATTTTTAAACTTGCCAATTTGTGCTTCCATGGCATTGCGTCCGTCGAAGAAAACTACTTCGTCGCCACGCTGTTCAACAAGCTCATTGACCTGGGCAGGCTTAAGGTGCACGCCACCGCCAATGACACCATTGTCATCTACTTTTAACTCGCCCGGCGCGCCAAAAGCCACGATCTCATCGCGCACTTTCACTGATAGGCGAGGGAAGTCATCCGCGCCACCATCGGACCATTTAAAAGCGGTCTTTTTGAAACCGGGGTACTCCCGAAACTTCTTGATATACGCCTTGCAGGCATCAATATCGCCGCCGACGGTGCCATTAATGCCGTGCTCGGAAATAAGGATGCGTCCTTTGAGCCCGAGCAACTCACATAATTCGCGCTGCCATAACATTAATGCCTTTGGGTCAGCGATGGGGGTGAATTTGTAGTACAGAAGAATTTTTCCAACGGTCACAGGTAAAAACTCTACGCGTTTGGGCTTTGAGAATCGAATACCTACACTTTTCAACTATGCCGGAAGGTCACGTCATTCATCGCCTCGCCCATATGCTCGATACAACTTTTTCGGGCACTATCCCGCAGGTTAGTTCCCCGCAGGGGCGTTTTAACACCGAAGCATCGCTTATCGACGGCTGTGCTTATAGCCATTCCGAGGCGTGGGGCAAACACCTTTTTATTCATTTTGATAGTTCCCAGATAGAAAATATTGTTTATATCCACCTGGGGTTGATTGGTTCCCTGCGCTTTGAACCTCGTGATGAAACCTGGGGACAGATCCGCTTTCGCATAGCAATATCTGATACCGCAGCCAACCTACGCGGCCCACAGTGGTGTCGACTAGTTACTGAAGCCGATATGCAGCAAGCTATTTCTCGGCTAGGAGCTGACCCGCTGCGCGACGATGCTAACCCAGAAGTAATCAAACAAAAAATCGCTCGCTCCCAGCGCAGTATTGCTAGTTTGCTTATGGATCAGAAACTTTTTGCCGGGGTGGGCAATATTTACCGTGCCGAAACCCTGTTCCGGTTAGGGATTAATCCTTTTATTACCGGCAAATCCCTAGGGCAATTTGATGATATTTGGCAGGATCTGGTTTTCCTCATGAATGAGGGAGTGCGCGTTGGCAAAATAGATACGGTTCGACCAGAACACACCCCGCAAGCCATGGGACGAGACCCGCGCAAAGATGATCACGGCGGCGAAGTCTACGTTTATCGACGCGCCAACCAACCCTGCTATATCTGTGGCACCCCCATTCTTGAGCAGACCTATGAAGGACGCAATCTTTTCTGGTGCCCAACCTGCCAACCGGGCTAAGTTTTACTACTGCTATCCAAAGGAAAATACCAGCCTTTATCTCAAGATATTTACCTATGCTTTTCCCGTTACCCTTTGCGATAACGGTCATGCGTCGATGCTATAAAACCTTGTTTTTACATGCAATCAGATGAATACTCATGTGGACAAGGGTGAAAGCGATACTCCAGTAATTACTGATCCCTATATTCATAATGTTTACGCATAGAGTAAGAAGATCGGACAGGAACTAGTTTTTTTACAAATGAAACGAATATGATTGTTATCGGAGCTGCATTCGGCACCGGAAAAATTCGGGCAGCCGGTTCTTGCTGCTTGGATCATAAGCGACACATACACAAAAACGTCTACCGTCACTGCGCACGCAGTTAGTACTGGGCGACGTTTTATCATTCGCACATTGGGATCCAAGTACTCTTCAAATCTAATATTCACATATGTCACACAGTGCTAAAAAATTTTCAAGAATATAAATTATGGAAACTTTTATTGTCCTAATAAGCATTCCGCTCATTATCTGGGTAGCGCTGCTCTATCAACGAAAGACCACTGCAAAATGGGTTTTTATCGCAGCTATAGGTAACTTATGTGTATCACTGTTTCTCGGAATCGCTCTGGTACAAGAATGGAATTGGGAGTATCTCAATCTGTTATCCATTTTTAATGCACTCTTAAATGGGCTAATCCTATTAGCAATTGGAAGAAACACCTCATCGCCACACGTAAAACAATAAAAACCTACAGCACCTGCATAAACATCAAAGACGTGGATATCTACTGTTTCGCACATAACTAAAATTACAGACACCCTGTTAAGCAATCCGACTAGGCTAGAACCATGTCCGACACCCGGTACCCCTATGCCTTATATGCTGAAGAAATCCGCACACTCGAAGCACCACTGATTAATGCACTTCCTGATGGATTAATGAAATCAGCAGCGCATGCAGTAGCTGGTGCTGCTGAGGAAATTCTTGCACACAATACCAGCTGCCGGATCCATATTTTTGCTGGATCGGGTGGTAATGGTGGCGATGGTCTTTATGCGGGTGCAGAGTTGATCCGGCGAGGTTTTATAGTCACTGCCAGCGGGGATAGTTTTTATCCACCAGCCTACGCAGCATATAAACAAGCCGGTGGAAAAATCGTCGACAAGCCTGATAAGGCGGATCTTTATATTGATGCCATTGTAGGTTTAGCTGGGCGCGATTTAGATTATTCTTTGCCTACCGACGCTGCCATCTTGGCGGTTGATCTTCCTTCCGGCATGGCAGCAGATACTGGGGCAGGGCGCTATACACCGGCCACATACACCATTACTTTTGGTTGTTTGCGGCGCGCCCATGCGCTTAATCCCGACTGTGGTCAGGTTTTGCTTGCCGACGTAGACATCCCTGGGCATCCCAGTTTGGGTGAGTTAGCCGCACAACGAGCGCACCGTCACACCGATATTGCGGTACAGGCCAGCGTTTATCGCCAACCTCATAGCCTTGATCTGCCTGGTTTTCCTCAGCTAAAAAGTTTTGAACCTGGTATGCACGACAATAAATACACCGGCGGGGTAGTTGGTCTTTATGCTGGCAGTCCCACCTATCCCGGCGCGGGGCTGCTCTGTGCCACAGCTGCTGTGCGGGCAAGCTCATCGCTGGTTCGTTTTTATGGTGATCGGGATGTGGTGTGGCAGTTACCAGAAGTTGTCTTACATCCTGGGCGTGTTCAATCACTGGTTATCGGCCCAGGTTTTGGCGATCAACCACAAATTTTGGCACAAGTACTAGCCGAGGATCTCCCGGTGCTTATCGACGCCGATGCGCTCACAACTTTAAGCCAACACCCAGAGCTAATCAACCAGGTTACCCACCGAAAAGCCCCCACTGTGCTTACCCCACATGCGGGCGAGTTTGCACGCTTTGATGCCGCTGATCCAGAAGAATTGGCTAAAAAATTAGGCTGTATTGTGCTGCTTAAAGGTCGACTCACCTTTATTACCGATTCTCACCGCAGTGTTGCTATTAATGCTGGTCATTCGTGGAATGCCACTGCTGGATCAGGTGATGTGCTAGCTGGTTTATTGGGTGCTTGGCTAGCTAGAAACCCCAATGATGTGTTTGACACTATTATTGCTGGGGTTCACGCGCATAACCTGGCCGGATGGTTAAGCGCGCATACTGCTTATGGTATGGCACCTATTTCTGCCCGCCAGATCGCCGAACATATTTCCCCTGCAATAGCACTGATGACTGAACAACCACAGTACTACACATAAGTTAAATATGGATAAAAGCTTTTCGACGAGCAAAGCCAAAAATGCCCACTTTTCAAGCGTGCTACAACATTAACTGCGGCAGCTATTTTTAGTGCACACTATCGAAGAAAAGTATTATCTAGGCGTTGAGTAAATCTTTCCGCACAAACTAGAACATCATACTAACTAGCATTGCAACTACTACAGCTACCGCAATAATCAAGGTAATAACCGAAAACTTACCTCGTGTATTAGGCGAGACTCGCCCAAAAGCTACTGCGCCCAGCACACTACCGATAGTGTTAAAGAAAAGATCATCAATATCGGTGAAACCCACAGCAAATACATATTGGGCAATCTCAATACTTAAACTAGCTAGAAATCCAGCTAGTGAAGCTAAGAGCACAGGGTAGCGAAAGCGTTGCTGTAGCAAACCCATCATAAGGAAACCGAAGGGCAAAAAGAGCATAATATTGCCCAGGCTGTCCATCCATGCCCCATACCACAGGGCTGTCCTTTGCCAACCGTCGAAAAGCACAAGATCAATAGAACGCTGATTATGGACTTCCGTTGACCACATGTACCCCAAGCGCAGGCGATTCTTCAATAGGGTTATGGTAAGCAACATGCCACAGAACAGTACAAAGGTTACTGCTGTTGCTTGCCGAGTAGCCATCTTCACAAAAGTCATAGTTACCGAACCTAGACAATTAATCTAGCCAAATTATGAAAACTTCATGATGATCGCATCACAAGAAACACAAAGCCAGGTTATTTCGAAAGAAGCAGAGTGAAAGATTTTATGATCACTATTGCATGCATTCCTCTATCGGCAACATTGGTTCTATGACCTTTGAATTAACACTTAGTCCACTAACCAATAACGGCTTAAAATCGCTTGGCTTAGACGTTCATACGTTGACTTTGATGGGCACATGCAAACCATGCACAAAAGGTTATTCCACACCAAATAGGGTGAACTTATTTTGTCAAAATTTTTGGATCATAATTTTATATCTGTTTAACCAGTGGATATCCCCTCTGATGGGGCTGCACTGTAATAACAATTATGAATAAATGTGGCGTGGGATATATTTTTACGTAATATGACGTGTGTCATATTTAAGTTATATGGCTTGTCACAGGATTAAATGTGACTCTAGATCAATTTATTGCCATAAGTAGAAAGGATCTGAGATAAAAGATTCTCGGAAATTAGAGTTCAGGTTTCGAGGGTGGGGTTATTGTTTAAGCCTTTAGCTCGCATCGGGACGAAAAATATTGTGTTTTATCCACGAGGATACAACCGTAACATTAGTGGTACGGTTGATGTAACCATGCACCTTATGGTTACATTTAAGAACTTTAATGGATCAGTAAATTCACTGCGTAGAGATAATGAAATCCCCTATGCTCTGGGGTTTCCGGTTAACTCTACTACTGCTATGAGATTAGCCCTTCAATATCTCACATGGTTAGTCATCAACAGTAAGTTTCACATCAAATTGGGATCAAAGCGGTTAGCTCTAGCTTCCGTGCTTGATGATACGGATGGAATGTAGTGAATAAGTTATCTTTTAAAGCAACTTTTTCGTTTGTCTTCGCTGCCACATTGGTCTCTGGTTTGGGAGACGGAATGATTCCGATTGCTTTTGCTTTGCAAGCTCACCGGGTAGATCCCTCTGGTCGGGGTTTAACGATGGTACTTATCGCCTTGTGGGTGGGTCGTTTCGTCAGTTCCTTGGTGGTGCGCAAGCTACCACCACCAACGCGCCCGGTAACCTGGATGTTAGGCAGTGACTTAGTTCGTATGCTGGCTCAATGGGTATTGGTTGCCTGGTTGGTCGCTTATGGTGATTCGATTAGTGCATTCGCAGTATCTAGTTGTGTGTACGGTTGTGCTTCTTCCTTCTTCGCACCAGCTCGCTTTGGGCTCATGTCTCAGCTGTTTACTGATGCGCAGCGGACTCGGGTCAATAGCGCCTTATCAATGCTTGGTGATGTGCTGTTTATTGCTGGTCCACTTATCGGTACAGCGGCAGTTCTTATGTTAGGTTTTCGCACAGTACTACTGATTGACGGTGCAACCTTCTTCGTGGCGATGCTATTTGTACTACCGTTTCTTTCGGTACGCAGAACACCAGCGGCTGATGATGCTGAAATGCTTGCATCTGACACCGTATTTAATGCGGAAACTGTATCTACTGCCGAAGTAACCACCCCTTCCACCGCTGAATCAACCTCTCAAGCGATTCGGCCACCTGATACTAAAAAAGCTCCGGTAGTGCTGCCACGCTGGGTACACATGGGACTCGGAACTTGGTTAGTGGCAGCCCTTGTCAATGGTTTCTTAGGTAGTGCTGGTCCGACGTGGATTATGAACTCTTTTGATGAAAAGACCTGGGGTTTCATGGCTACTGGCTTGGCCGTGGGTTCATTATTGGGTTCGGCTGCCACCATTTTAAAGGCACTGGATCGAGTGCGATTTAGTACCTTGCAGTTTTTTATGCTGTTGCTTTTAACAGGCCAAGTGTTAGCTTTGGCATTTTCTCCGGTGTTTGCTCTCATTGTCATAGTGGGTGCTAGCGCGTCCTTATTAATGACTGCTGCAGGCATAGCCTGGGACTCTTTGGGGCAATCCTTGGGCAATGATGAACTAGTACACCAATTTGCGACGAAAGATCAATTGGTGTTTACC
This DNA window, taken from Corynebacterium kutscheri, encodes the following:
- a CDS encoding MFS transporter: MNKLSFKATFSFVFAATLVSGLGDGMIPIAFALQAHRVDPSGRGLTMVLIALWVGRFVSSLVVRKLPPPTRPVTWMLGSDLVRMLAQWVLVAWLVAYGDSISAFAVSSCVYGCASSFFAPARFGLMSQLFTDAQRTRVNSALSMLGDVLFIAGPLIGTAAVLMLGFRTVLLIDGATFFVAMLFVLPFLSVRRTPAADDAEMLASDTVFNAETVSTAEVTTPSTAESTSQAIRPPDTKKAPVVLPRWVHMGLGTWLVAALVNGFLGSAGPTWIMNSFDEKTWGFMATGLAVGSLLGSAATILKALDRVRFSTLQFFMLLLLTGQVLALAFSPVFALIVIVGASASLLMTAAGIAWDSLGQSLGNDELVHQFATKDQLVFTAGTPLGMILFAVLSEHPNTAAILLSVALIGSAVVTRLPAACSPSTSDMADANT
- a CDS encoding bifunctional ADP-dependent NAD(P)H-hydrate dehydratase/NAD(P)H-hydrate epimerase translates to MSDTRYPYALYAEEIRTLEAPLINALPDGLMKSAAHAVAGAAEEILAHNTSCRIHIFAGSGGNGGDGLYAGAELIRRGFIVTASGDSFYPPAYAAYKQAGGKIVDKPDKADLYIDAIVGLAGRDLDYSLPTDAAILAVDLPSGMAADTGAGRYTPATYTITFGCLRRAHALNPDCGQVLLADVDIPGHPSLGELAAQRAHRHTDIAVQASVYRQPHSLDLPGFPQLKSFEPGMHDNKYTGGVVGLYAGSPTYPGAGLLCATAAVRASSSLVRFYGDRDVVWQLPEVVLHPGRVQSLVIGPGFGDQPQILAQVLAEDLPVLIDADALTTLSQHPELINQVTHRKAPTVLTPHAGEFARFDAADPEELAKKLGCIVLLKGRLTFITDSHRSVAINAGHSWNATAGSGDVLAGLLGAWLARNPNDVFDTIIAGVHAHNLAGWLSAHTAYGMAPISARQIAEHISPAIALMTEQPQYYT
- a CDS encoding VanZ family protein, producing the protein MTFVKMATRQATAVTFVLFCGMLLTITLLKNRLRLGYMWSTEVHNQRSIDLVLFDGWQRTALWYGAWMDSLGNIMLFLPFGFLMMGLLQQRFRYPVLLASLAGFLASLSIEIAQYVFAVGFTDIDDLFFNTIGSVLGAVAFGRVSPNTRGKFSVITLIIAVAVVVAMLVSMMF
- the trhO gene encoding oxygen-dependent tRNA uridine(34) hydroxylase TrhO, which translates into the protein MTVGKILLYYKFTPIADPKALMLWQRELCELLGLKGRILISEHGINGTVGGDIDACKAYIKKFREYPGFKKTAFKWSDGGADDFPRLSVKVRDEIVAFGAPGELKVDDNGVIGGGVHLKPAQVNELVEQRGDEVVFFDGRNAMEAQIGKFKNAVVPDVNTTHDFIRELESGKYDWMKDKPVISYCTGGIRCEILSALMKNRGFKEVYQIDGGIVRYGEQFGNDGLWEGSLYVFDKRMHMEFGNGVEDPGFIQLGHCKCGKPTNKFEHCINEDNCRDLVLMCPECHENLATRHCGRPECAEVAATAATRVKVSN
- a CDS encoding Fpg/Nei family DNA glycosylase; translation: MPEGHVIHRLAHMLDTTFSGTIPQVSSPQGRFNTEASLIDGCAYSHSEAWGKHLFIHFDSSQIENIVYIHLGLIGSLRFEPRDETWGQIRFRIAISDTAANLRGPQWCRLVTEADMQQAISRLGADPLRDDANPEVIKQKIARSQRSIASLLMDQKLFAGVGNIYRAETLFRLGINPFITGKSLGQFDDIWQDLVFLMNEGVRVGKIDTVRPEHTPQAMGRDPRKDDHGGEVYVYRRANQPCYICGTPILEQTYEGRNLFWCPTCQPG